A genomic stretch from Podospora pseudoanserina strain CBS 124.78 chromosome 3, whole genome shotgun sequence includes:
- the MDH1 gene encoding Malate dehydrogenase, cytoplasmic (EggNog:ENOG503NWAG; COG:C), translating to MDRSNFFYLNDPLPPSRPVHLFFFEPLPPLPDPRCRRTKTIIITVKMFASRIQTRAFSVSARQLSKVTVLGAAGGIGQPLSLLLKQNPRVTELALYDIRGAPGVAADVSHVNTKSTVKGYEATPSGLASALKGSEVVLIPAGVPRKPGMTRDDLFNTNASIVRDLAKACAESCPEANILIISNPVNSTVPICAEVFKSKGVYNPKRLFGVTTLDVVRASRFVSEKKGTDPKDENITVVGGHSGVTIVPLFSQSNHPDLSSDAELVKRVQFGGDEVVKAKDGAGSATLSMAMAGARMADSVLRAAQGEKGVIEPTFVDSPLYKDQGIDFFSSKVELGPNGVEKILPVGKVDAIEEGLLQACFADLKKNIEKGVAFVASNPGK from the exons ATGGATCGGTCCAACTTTTTTTACCTCAACGACccgctccctccctctcGACCGGTGcatttgtttttctttgaACCactacctccccttccagaTCCTCGTTGCCGCCGCACGaagaccatcatcatcaccgtcaaAATGTTTGCCTCCAGAATCCAGACCCGCGCCTTCTCGGTGTCGGCCCGCCAG CTCTCCAAGGTTACCGTCCTCGGTGCCGCCGGTGGCATTGGCCAgcccctctctcttctcctgaAGCAGAACCCCAGAGTCACTGAGCTCGCCCTCTACGATATCCGTGGCGCCCCTG GCGTTGCTGCTGATGTCTCCCACGTCAACACCAAGTCCACCGTCAAGGGCTACGAGGCCACCCCCAGCGGCCTCGCCAGCGCCCTCAAGGGCTCCGAGGTCGTCCTCATCCCCGCCGGTGTTCCCCGCAAGCCCGGCATGACCCGTGATGAtctcttcaacaccaacgcctCCATCGTCCGCGACCTCGCCAAGGCCTGCGCCGAGTCCTGCCCCGAggccaacatcctcatcatctccaaccccgtCAACTCCACCGTCCCCATCTGCGCCGAGGTCTTCAAGTCCAAGGGTGTCTACAACCCCAAGCGCCTCTTCGGTGTCACAACCCTTGACGTCGTCCGTGCCTCCCGCTTCGTTtccgagaagaagggcaccGACCCCAAGGATGAGAACATCACCGTTGTCGGTGGCCACTCCGGTGTGACCATcgtccccctcttctcccagTCCAACCACCCCGACCTCTCCTCCGACGCCGAGCTTGTCAAGCGTGTCCAgttcggtggtgatgaggttgtcaaggccaaggatggTGCCGGTtccgccaccctctccatGGCCATGGCCGGTGCCCGCATGGCCGACTCCGTCCTCCGCGCTGCTCAGGGCGAGAAGGGCGTCATTGAGCCCACCTTCGTCGACAGCCCCCTCTACAAGGACCAGGGCATCGACTTCTTCAGCTCCAAGGTTGAGCTCGGCCCCAACGGTGTTGAGAAGATCCTCCCCGTCGGCAAGGTTGACGCCATCGAGGAGGGTCTCCTCCAGGCCTGCTTCGCTGACCTCAAGAAGAACATCGAGAAGGGTGTTGCCTTCGTGGCCTCCAACCCCGGCAAATAA
- a CDS encoding hypothetical protein (EggNog:ENOG503NZ3K; COG:S), producing the protein MWLLNTITLKLEEFCGNDIPPYAILSHTWDVPSQEVTFVEMQGLRETITNKPGFAKITNFCRLASQKGYEYGWVDTCCIDKRNSADLSEAINSMYRYYYDSGDCLVYLSDTKPMADWGSLSIAKLDDALRPCRWFTRGWTLQELLAPGTRSFFDATWQPITNRHLVSVISNITKIGDACLLFRDNIPEVSISERMGWASERHTTRSEDITYSLMGIFNICMPILYGEGGKKAFRRLQKEIMRVSFDQSLFVWKEDVSSSGFLASSPAAFACPPTLGLWAPRNLAPFYMTNVGLSVRLTIVEILVEDRTWVPKNVLEIHDSEDDEEKVQMAIIGCDILNSDNRWVLLSLYVQPVPGGSFVINGKLSRAYRRVASHTWTAVPTGALFQRSGPSRSTDVLILEDEHYDLVRRASREHDHRTWNRFGVSLPPILRLDLEAKSEPSQT; encoded by the coding sequence ATGTGGCTTCTCAACACAATCACTTTGAAACTAGAAGAGTTCTGCGGCAATGACATTCCGCCCTATGCCATCCTGTCCCATACCTGGGATGTCCCAAGTCAGGAAGTGACCTTTGTGGAGATGCAGGGCTTGCGcgaaaccatcaccaacaagcctGGTTTCGCAAAGATCACCAACTTTTGCCGCCTCGCAAGTCAAAAGGGTTACGAATATGGGTGGGTAGACACCTGCTGCATCGACAAGCGCAACAGTGCCGACCTATCcgaggccatcaactccatgtACCGCTATTACTACGACTCAGGAGACTGCCTCGTCTACCTCTCCGATACCAAACCGATGGCTGACTGGGGAAGCCTATCGATTGCCAAGCTTGATGATGCTTTAAGGCCATGTCGGTGGTTCACACGCGGATGGACCCTTCAAGAGCTCCTTGCCCCTGGGACAAGATCATTCTTCGACGCCACATGGCAACCCATCACAAACAGGCACCTCGTCAGCGTTATCTCGAACATCACTAAGATTGGCGACGCCTGTCTTCTATTTCGTGACAATATCCCCGAGGTGAGCATATCGGAACGAATGGGATGGGCATCAGAGCGACATACCACACGCAGCGAAGACATAACCTACAGCCTCATGGGCATCTTCAACATTTGCATGCCTATTCTCTATGGCGAGGGGGGCAAGAAGGCATTCCGTCGGCTACAAAAAGAGATCATGCGTGTGTCCTTTGACCAAAGTCTTTTCGTGTGGAAGGAAGATGTGTCAAGTAGTGGATTTCTAGCCAGTTCACCTGCTGCATTTGCCTGCCCACCGACTCTTGGGTTATGGGCTCCTCGCAACCTCGCTCCTTTCTATATGACCAATGTCGGGTTGTCAGTACGCTTGACCATTGTCGAAATCCTGGTTGAGGACCGCACATGGGTGCCAAAAAATGTACTCGAAATCCACGATTccgaagacgatgaggaaaAGGTTCAGATGGCGATCATTGGGTGCGATATCTTGAATAGTGACAACCGCTGGGTTCTCTTGTCTCTTTATGTTCAGCCTGTTCCGGGAGGGAGTTTCGTTATAAATGGGAAGCTTTCCAGAGCATACCGTCGCGTTGCAAGCCATACATGGACTGCAGTGCCAACGGGTGCATTGTTTCAAAGGAGCGGACCGAGCAGGTCAACAGATGTTTTGATACTGGAGGATGAACATTATGATCTAGTGCGCCGGGCTTCACGAGAGCATGACCACAGAACCTGGAACCGCTTCGGTGTTTCTCTCCCTCCAATTTTGCGACTAGACCTTGAAGCTAAATCTGAACCGTCTCAGACTTGA
- a CDS encoding hypothetical protein (EggNog:ENOG503P0GE; COG:G; CAZy:GH2): protein MSSRCAASSVVRQLLVAVVLFIVGVLAQAATRERISLNADWRFQRFTSNPDNLNYNTLKPWLTPSANNFINDASRRTKLPSNEPPNVTYTQANFSDNSWEALNLPHDWAVKGPFYVGNNVPVGGNMGRLPIQGVGWYRKKFTLSPGDEGKSVYLEVDGAMSYAAVWINGKIAGGWPYGYASFRVDLTPYLQSGSNQLAIRLDQAVESSRWYPGAGIYRNVWLTKVNPIHVGQFGTFVKTRSSSAQTATLDLTVQVENSATTAAAGQVQVVTDIHSYDAVSGKAGAKIGGFSNATVSVSPGSIASVNASATVQNPKLWGPRPTQEPNMHVAITRLYVGDQLVDTYETPFGIRSLQYLGDGLRVNGQRVYIQGVCQHHDLGSLGAAFNIPAARRQLEMLQDMGTNAMRTSHNPPAPELLDLADKMGFLVLDEIFDTWGSHKTRNDFQTIFADWSEPDLRAFVRRDRNHPSIWAWSFGNEVAEQGSSNGAAQAERLRNIVRQEDATRQSTVGMNNAGPDTAFVSIVDLIGLNYQGEGKGNGAPTFENFRGRFPNKLIFSTESSSVVSSRDTYLFPVVNSNNAIVRANGPGADPTTRQVSSYDLYAMEWGASPDKVFVAQDRYSYVAGEFVWTGWDYIGEPTPYDSSRSSYFGIIDLAGFPKDRFYLYQSRWNPSVKMAHILPHWNWPNRVGQVTPVHVYSSGDEAELFVNGKSQGRQKKAQYTYRFRWDQVTYQPGEVRVVTYKDGNEWANATVRTTGTASQLRLSTYQNRATIKADGEDLSFVSVAVVDDKGDVVPTAEPNITFSITGPGDIVTTDNGDSTDMVAFPSKERKAFRGRALAIVRAKVGASGTITVAATANGVKSAEVVLQVE, encoded by the coding sequence ATGTCTTCCCGCTGTGCGGCCTCCAGTGTCGTGCGGCAATTGCTGGTAGCGGTGGTGCTTTTCATCGTTGGAGTCCTCGCACAAGCAGCAACTCGCGAAAGAATAAGCTTGAACGCGGACTGGCGTTTCCAACGCTTCACCTCGAATCCTGACAACCTCAACTACAACACCCTGAAGCCATGGCTTACACCATCAGCCAACAACTTCATCAATGATGCCTCCCGCCGCACCAAGCTCCCATCCAATGAGCCACCCAACGTCACCTACACCCAAGCGAACTTCAGTGATAACTCGTGGGAAGCCCTGAATCTGCCTCACGACTGGGCTGTCAAAGGACCTTTCTATGTCGGCAACAATGTTCCCGTCGGAGGAAACATGGGTCGTCTTCCCATCCAGGGGGTTGGATGGTACCGCAAGAAGTTCACGCTCAGCCCGGGCGACGAGGGGAAATCTGTGTATCTCGAGGTTGACGGCGCCATGTCCTATGCTGCGGTCTGGATCAATGGGAAGATCGCTGGTGGATGGCCGTATGGCTATGCCTCATTCCGTGTCGACCTCACTCCGTATCTGCAGTCCGGAAGCAATCAGCTAGCTATTCGCCTTGACCAAGCCGTTGAGTCGTCGCGATGGTACCCAGGTGCAGGGATCTACCGCAACGTTTGGTTGACCAAAGTAAACCCCATCCACGTCGGCCAGTTCGGTACCTTCGTCAAAACTAGGAGCTCGTCAGCTCAAACGGCAACGCTTGACCTCACTGTTCAGGTGGAGAACAGCGCAACAACCGCCGCAGCAGGTCAGGTCCAGGTCGTCACTGACATTCATTCTTACGATGCGGTCTCGGGGAAGGCGGGAGCAAAGATCGGTGGTTTCTCTAACGCCACAGTCAGCGTCTCCCCAGGGTCTATTGCATCTGTGAATGCATCAGCGACTGTGCAGAACCCAAAGCTTTGGGGTCCACGTCCGACGCAGGAGCCCAATATGCATGTTGCCATCACCCGTCTTTACGTTGGAGACCAGCTGGTAGACACATACGAGACTCCTTTCGGCATCCGCTCTCTGCAGTACCTTGGCGATGGACTGCGTGTCAACGGTCAGCGCGTGTACATCCAGGGTGTTTGCCAGCACCATGATCTTGGGTCGTTGGGAGCCGCCTTCAACATTCCGGCTGCTCGGCGTCAGCTGGAGATGCTCCAGGATATGGGAACCAACGCGATGAGAACCTCACACAATCCTCCAGCGCCTGAGCTGCTCGATCTTGCTGACAAGATGGGTTTCCTTGTCCTGGACGAGATCTTCGACACGTGGGGCAGCCACAAGACTCGCAACGATTTCCAGACCATCTTTGCCGACTGGTCTGAGCCAGATCTCAGAGCGTTTGTTCGACGTGACCGCAACCATCCTTCAATTTGGGCCTGGTCCTTTGGAAACGAGGTCGCAGAGCAGGGAAGCAGCAACGGTGCAGCACAAGCTGAGCGTCTTCGAAATATTGTTCGCCAGGAGGACGCCACCAGACAGTCCACCGTCGGAATGAACAACGCTGGGCCTGACACGGCCTTTGTCTCGATTGTTGATCTTATCGGGTTGAACTATCAGGGAGAGGGCAAAGGAAACGGCGCGCCAACGTTCGAGAACTTCCGGGGACGGTTCCCTAACAAGTTGATCTTCAGCACTGAGAGCTCGTCGGTGGTCAGCTCCAGGGACACATACCTCTTCCCAGTGGTGAACAGCAACAACGCGATTGTACGGGCGAATGGTCCTGGCGCCGATCCTACTACTAGACAAGTCAGTTCGTATGACCTGTACGCCATGGAATGGGGTGCTTCACCTGACAAGGTCTTTGTGGCACAAGATCGGTATTCGTACGTTGCGGGCGAGTTTGTTTGGACAGGCTGGGATTACATTGGAGAGCCGACGCCATATGATTCCTCTCGGAGCAGCTACTTTGGCATCATCGACCTTGCTGGGTTTCCCAAGGACCGGTTCTACCTTTACCAGTCAAGATGGAACCCAAGCGTGAAGATGGCCCACATCCTGCCTCACTGGAACTGGCCCAATCGCGTCGGTCAAGTCACGCCTGTTCATGTGTACTCTTCGGGTGACGAAGCCGAGCTTTTCGTCAACGGCAAGTCGCAGGGTCGACAGAAGAAGGCGCAGTACACCTATCGTTTCCGGTGGGACCAGGTCACCTACCAGCCAGGAGAGGTGCGTGTCGTGACATACAAGGATGGGAATGAATGGGCGAATGCGACAGTTCGGACTACCGGGACGGCCTCTCAGTTGCGGTTGTCGACGTATCAGAACCGAGCGACGATCAAAGCTGACGGTGAGGATCTCTCTTTTGTCAGTGTTGCTGTCGTGGACGACAAGGGCGATGTTGTTCCCACCGCGGAACCCAACATCACATTTTCCATCACTGGGCCTGGTGACATTGTCACTACGGATAATGGAGACTCGACTGATATGGTTGCGTTCCCGTCAAAGGAGAGGAAAGCGTTCCGAGGACGAGCGTTGGCTATTGTGCGTGCAAAGGTTGGAGCATCGGGGACGATTACAGTGGCGGCCACGGCGAATGGTGTCAAGTCGGCGGAGGTTGTGCTACAGGTTGAATAG
- a CDS encoding hypothetical protein (COG:I; COG:J; COG:T; EggNog:ENOG503NTYP), whose translation MATDCLFTPAHHLGTFELMKCDIRTDQAVGPHPPILRGLRHVADALKAAGQKVVDWEPPLQTTAKRVHVSPLLGSLQCRNCLTADRQQSGMAKVSFLLAHGGNDIHPHLVLSGEPLIPDLQESFQLKAADCPPRASEPHFFQGLEYEAAYCDYWNSTSENNGQIVDAVIIPVALHAAVIPGKCYHTAYTEVINLMNYSAAVIPVTKADKTIDVVPKDDPKTYDRAPVGVQIVARTFKEEKVLAIAGIVTACMNVAVCCEYASSYWV comes from the exons ATGGCTACCGACTGTCTTTTTACGCCTGCTCACCATCTTGGTACCTTTGAGCTAATGAAGTGTGACATTAGGACTGATCAAGCCGTCGGCCCACATCCTCCCATTCTCAGGGGTCTTCGCCATGTAGCAGATGCCCTCAAGGCAGCCGGGCAAAAGGTGGTTGATTGGGAGCCGCCGCTTCAGACTACCGCTAAGCGGGTTCATGTAAGCCCCCTTCTAGGTTCTCTCCAATGTCGGAATTGCTTGACTGCAGACCGACAACAATCCGGCATGGCAAAGGTCTCCTTCCTCCTAGCACACGGCGGAAACGAcatccaccctcacctcgtTCTTTCAGGAGAGCCCCTGATCCCCGACCTCCAAGAATCATTCCAGCTCAAAGCCGCAGATTGTCCTCCTCGAGCATCAGAACCTCACTTTTTTCAGGGATTGGAATATGAGGCGGCCTATTGCGATTATTGGAACTCGACAAGCGAGAATAATGGTCAGATCGTGGATGCAGTCATCATTCCAGTGGCCCTGCACGCTGCGGTGATTCCAGGCAAATGTTATCATACTG CCTACACCGAAGTTATCAATTTGATGAACTACTCTGCGGCTGTCATCCCCGTGACCAAGGCAGACAAGACGATCGACGTCGTCCCGAAGG ATGATCCCAAAACCTACGACCGGGCCCCGGTTGGCGTACAGATTGTGGCACGGACAtttaaagaagaaaaggtccTTGCCATTGCTGGAATCGTCACTGCTTGCATGAACGTGGCAGTGTGTTGCGAGTATGCTTCCAGTTATTGGGTATAG
- a CDS encoding hypothetical protein (COG:S; EggNog:ENOG503P44F): MGSLATTQRFKLVFFVPTSHTEQCKAAVFKVGAGRYPGPGNYTECCWTAMGTGQFRPGKGANPHTGVVGRLEKIEKARVETLVVGEDVVRRAVEALKRAHPFEEPAYEVYRIESY, from the exons aTGGGCAGCCTCGCCACAACACAACGCTTCAAACTAGTCTTTTTCGTCCCTACCTCCCACACTGAGCAATGCAAAGCTGCCGTGTTCAAGGTTGGAGCGGGGCGGTACCCCGGACCGGGGAACTACACCGAGTGCTGCTGGACAGCGATGGGAACGGGGCAGTTTAGACCCGGGAAAGGGGCTAATCCGCATACGGGGGTGGTTGGAAGGTTGgagaagattgagaaggCGAGAGTTGAGACGTtggttgtgggtgaggatgtggttaggagggcggtggaggcttTGAAGAG GGCGCATCCTTTTGAGGAGCCAGCGTATGAGGTTTATAGGATTGAGAGTTATTGA
- a CDS encoding hypothetical protein (EggNog:ENOG503NZ3K; COG:S) has translation MRLINVTTLQIDEYFGTGIPEYAILSHTWDATEATLQQWSKRTTRLRKFKVPGYAKVYGACKLARQDGHRYLWIDTVCIDKSSSAELSEAINSMFAWYENAKVCYVYLSDVKVPSKDDNIDVLSLFRRSRWWTRGWTLQELLAPTNILFYTREWVQMGTKYALAMLIQEITGIGEGYLRGTRRISLCSIAQRMSWASKRVTTRDEDLAYSLLGIFGINMPLLYGEGSQNSFRRLQEEVIKTSIDQSIFAFETGSSDNTLLAHHPRDFAAQGSVRPSFARKLTPPFTLSNAGLSLTVPLIQTMSPYWVLAVLNCVELHWDQEDVSARSVICLPLLGRDKKYMRARAPVTLISLGADLAGGPKPTIRPKLIDNSVEDVWVGREDADTDTVTTDSTSSIERTTPLEIQDLTTREDTEILVSYFSRIYTLWGNEMDEAMKGFAVSEMMLDSTTETPEQGFMITFPRGLGEYRYRYSYPHTDLYPNISFFIPSAVAPPMHYDHNCNGNNREDSADPDGHHQSQHPRHGEVKRGLLVFAALRGANYKYVGIYLAVDSATRNWTCRILDLGASFSGMRSDLQEMTGLGDGLILGKSEEWLHYDQQGDVIVAARTRFKTVKGKPCKEAIVVELVFDVEELLEERNSE, from the coding sequence ATGCGACTCATCAACGTGACAACCCTCCAAATCGACGAATACTTCGGCACCGGCATTCCAGAGTACGCAATTCTCTCCCACACATGGGACGCGACAGAGGCAACGTTACAACAATGGAGCAAGCGGACGACGAGACTTCGAAAGTTCAAGGTTCCCGGCTACGCAAAAGTGTACGGAGCTTGCAAACTTGCGCGGCAAGATGGACATCGATATCTGTGGATCGACACCGTTTGTATCGACAAATCTAGCTCGGCTGAGTTGTCAGAAGCCATCAATTCCATGTTCGCATGGTACGAAAACGCCAAAGTATGCTATGTCTACCTGTCAGATGTCAAAGTACCGTCAAAGGACGACAACATTGACGTGTTGAGTCTGTTCCGGCGTTCTCGATGGTGGACTCGCGGCTGGACCCTTCAAGAGCTTTTGGCGCCAACAAACATTCTTTTTTACACTCGGGAGTGGGTGCAGATGGGAACCAAGTACGCGTTGGCTATGCTCATTCAAGAGATCACGGGTATTGGCGAAGGGTACTTGCGAGGGACACGGCGGATATCTTTGTGTAGTATCGCACAGAGGATGAGCTGGGCCTCCAAGCGAGTTACGACAAGGGATGAAGATCTCGCGTACTCCTTGCTCGGCATATTCGGAATCAACATGCCCCTGTTGTATGGCGAAGGGAGCCAGAACTCCTTCCGAAGACTTCAGGAGGAGGTCATCAAGACATCGATCGACCAGAGCATATTCGCATTCGAGACTGGCTCATCGGATAACACCCTTctcgcccaccacccaagagaCTTTGCTGCGCAGGGTAGCGTACGACCTAGCTTCGCACGCAAGCTGACACCCCCTTTTACCCTTTCCAATGCTGGACTTTCCCTGACAGTACCGTTGATTCAAACCATGTCTCCGTATTGGGTCTTGGCGGTCCTGAACTGTGTCGAGTTGCACTGGGACCAGGAGGACGTCAGCGCAAGGTCTGTCATTTGTCTTCCACTTCTTGGAAGGGACAAGAAATACATGCGAGCTCGAGCTCCGGTTACTCTGATTAGCCTCGGAGCTGACTTGGCGGGCGGGCCAAAGCCGACTATACGCCCAAAGCTCATCGACAACAGCGTTGAAGACGTTTGGGTTGGAAGAGAAGATGCCGATACAGACACCGTAACGACAGACAGCACGTCGAGCATCGAGAGGACTACACCACTTGAAATACAGGATTTGACGACGCGGGAGGATACCGAGATACTCGTCTCGTACTTTTCTCGCATCTACACTCTTTGGGGTAATGAGATGGATGAGGCCATGAAGGGTTTCGCCGTTAGCGAGATGATGCTGGATTCCACGACCGAAACGCCGGAACAAGGATTTATGATCACCTTCCCCAGGGGGTTAGGGGAGTACCGCTATCGCTATTCGTATCCGCATACAGACCTGTATCCCAATATCAGCTTCTTTATCCCATCGGCAGTCGCTCCTCCGATGCACTACGACCATAACTGCAACGGCAATAATAGGGAGGACAGCGCTGATCCagatggccaccaccagtccCAACACCCCCGGCATGGAGAAGTTAAGAGAGGTCTACTGGTCTTTGCCGCCCTCCGCGGTGCGAATTACAAATATGTAGGCATTTACCTCGCAGTGGACTCGGCCACCAGGAACTGGACCTGCCGGATTCTAGACCTCGGCGCCAGCTTCTCTGGAATGAGATCGGACCTACAAGAAATGACGGGCCTCGGTGACGGTCTCATCCTGGGAAAGTCTGAAGAATGGCTCCACTACGATCAGCAGGGTGATGTTATCGTGGCTGCTCGGACGAGATTCAAGACGGTCAAAGGCAAGCCCTGCAAGGAAGCGATCGTGGTGGAGCTGGTGTTTGATGTAgaggagttgttggaagagAGGAATTCGGAGTAG
- a CDS encoding hypothetical protein (EggNog:ENOG503PWN8), which produces MASQPPRPQLRKKASFRDRFKSWQKSAPPALEAIEEPKQKFVYEPKHAASDFSRMPVLPVGSQRHRIFDSRRTAPLQSLPEGTTRLKARRGGQSEGRRTDDAVNPPPQLALQHELARRDSKSKRYSYTLVEDPLRVSQTAAVHQVPISTRPMSWDQAPTELRQASHTPTRHHSHSQHTRQPRASPSTDFELFLAQAEAEERAHHEVVLRQMSQRAAAAQAAYPHRPTVHPNPHTQFASAVSDVSAATTAVGGRTSASGGSKNSSRRSRDAASTGTGNRSHSSFARPLPTEVSQQPLEQPPQRLRHKGHSRNPSWATGASVELTKLDTFAAETAPTVQPVQVLGVDEAFKPPHTQVDQPRTLRRQSSIAQKIAEYIRPSRQVDGGVGYQRSGSKRHSQAIPKVETLAE; this is translated from the coding sequence ATGGCGAGCCAACCCCCACGGCCCCAACTCAGAAAGAAGGCGAGCTTCCGGGACCGCTTCAAGTCATGGCAGAAATCGGCACCTCCCGCTTTGGAGGCAATTGAGGAACCAAAGCAAAAGTTTGTCTACGAGCCCAAGCATGCCGCCTCGGACTTTTCTCGCATGCCAGTGTTGCCAGTGGGCAGCCAGAGACACCGGATCTTTGACTCCAGGCGAACTGCCCCGTTGCAAAGTTTGCCTGAGGGGACAACAAGACTCAAAGCACGTAGGGGAGGACAGTCAGAAGGGAGGAGAACAGACGACGCAGTGAACCCTCCGCCCCAGTTGGCCCTCCAACATGAGCTGGCGAGAAGAGATTCCAAGTCAAAACGATACTCCTACACTCTGGTAGAGGATCCGTTGCGGGTTTCCCAAACTGCAGCCGTCCACCAAGTTCCTATCAGCACCCGACCGATGAGTTGGGACCAAGCTCCGACAGAGCTCCGGCAGGCAAGCCACACCCCAACAAGACACCACTCTCACAGTCAGCACACCCGGCAGCCAAGAGCGTCGCCATCGACAGACTTTGAGCTATTTCTTGCCCAAGCTGAAGCCGAAGAACGCGCACATCACGAGGTTGTCTTGCGCCAGATGTCACAGCGCGCAGCGGCGGCTCAGGCGGCTTATCCCCATCGGCCTACTGTccatcccaatccccacACGCAATTTGCGAGTGCGGTGTCGGATGTGAGCGCCGCCACCACAGCCGTCGGAGGAAGGACGTCCGCCAGTGGCGGAAGCAAGAACAGCAGCCGGAGAAGCAGAGATGCTGCGTCCACTGGCACCGGGAATCGATCGCATTCGTCTTTTGCCCGTCCTCTCCCAACAGAAGTCTCCCAACAGCCGCTCGAGCAGCCGCCTCAACGATTGCGTCACAAAGGACATTCAAGAAATCCCAGCTGGGCTACTGGTGCGAGTGTGGAGTTGACGAAGCTTGATACATTTGCCGCGGAAACCGCGCCCACTGTGCAACCGGTTCAGGTGTTGGGCGTGGATGAGGCCTTCAAGCCTCCCCATACACAAGTGGACCAGCCACGAACGTTGAGACGGCAGTCGAGCATAGCTCAGAAGATAGCCGAGTACATCCGACCTTCTCGACAGGTGGACGGCGGTGTTGGGTACCAGAGGAGTGGATCCAAACGTCATAGTCAGGCCATCCCTAAAGTCGAAACGCTGGCCGAGTAA